In a single window of the Limnochorda sp. L945t genome:
- a CDS encoding CCA tRNA nucleotidyltransferase, protein MLLHRPGPGLTWQGVPEDLRAIARRLTSAGYRVWLVGGSLRDLLRGESPVDWDLATEAVPQEVLRLLPGSRPTGARFGTVTATQGAVTAEITTLRGEGPYSDFRHPDEVTLAGSIEEDLGRRDFTINAMALPFPEDPAVSSQLIDPFGGRADLAARVIRAVGHPPARFYEDPLRMLRALRLAAQLAFTVEPATARAIRAAAPLLGYVPRERIRQELERILPGRALYGILRQMDALGLLSQVFPAVAATKGQAQDSRYHARDVFDHTMLAVQWSGEVAGRLGTPGQLAVLYHDVGKPATFSEAGGVIHFFGHEHLSAQLARQDLRTLTFPTSVVDEVAWLVAHHMLDPHIGPRGLRRLRAKAGSRERFVRLMLLRACDVLAHRAPPEPPIPEGAERMLAVIPGLREVLEEPEGHFTLALDGHAIMQAAGIGPGPEVGRLKEALLEWALEDPAGRNTPEQLRKRLEAVIRERGSSPGRPGRRVP, encoded by the coding sequence ATGCTTCTCCATCGTCCTGGCCCGGGCCTCACCTGGCAGGGCGTGCCGGAGGACCTGAGGGCCATCGCCCGGCGCCTGACGAGCGCCGGATATCGGGTCTGGCTCGTGGGCGGGTCGCTGCGCGACCTGCTCCGGGGCGAGTCCCCCGTCGACTGGGACCTGGCCACGGAGGCCGTGCCCCAGGAGGTCCTGCGCCTGCTGCCCGGCTCCCGGCCCACCGGGGCACGGTTCGGCACCGTCACCGCCACGCAGGGTGCCGTCACCGCCGAGATTACCACGCTGCGAGGCGAGGGCCCGTACTCCGACTTCCGACACCCCGATGAGGTGACGTTGGCCGGATCCATCGAGGAAGACCTGGGCCGGCGCGACTTCACCATCAACGCCATGGCGCTCCCGTTCCCCGAAGACCCGGCGGTAAGCTCGCAGCTCATCGACCCCTTCGGCGGGCGGGCAGACCTCGCCGCCCGCGTGATCCGGGCGGTGGGGCACCCACCGGCCCGGTTCTACGAGGATCCCTTGAGGATGCTGCGGGCGCTGCGCCTGGCCGCCCAGCTCGCGTTCACCGTCGAGCCGGCCACTGCCCGGGCGATCCGCGCCGCGGCACCGCTCCTCGGCTACGTTCCCCGGGAACGGATCCGCCAGGAGCTGGAGCGCATCCTTCCCGGGCGGGCCCTGTACGGCATTTTGCGCCAGATGGACGCGCTCGGGCTGTTGTCGCAGGTTTTCCCTGCGGTGGCGGCCACGAAGGGGCAGGCCCAGGACTCCCGGTACCACGCCAGGGACGTATTCGACCACACGATGCTGGCCGTGCAGTGGAGCGGCGAGGTGGCGGGGCGGCTGGGGACGCCAGGGCAGCTGGCCGTGCTCTATCACGACGTGGGCAAGCCGGCCACGTTTTCCGAGGCGGGAGGCGTCATCCACTTCTTCGGGCACGAGCACCTCTCTGCACAGCTGGCCCGGCAGGACCTGCGCACGCTCACGTTCCCCACGAGCGTCGTCGACGAGGTGGCGTGGCTCGTCGCCCACCACATGCTCGACCCGCATATCGGCCCCAGGGGGCTGCGCCGCCTGCGGGCGAAGGCGGGCAGCCGGGAACGGTTCGTGAGGTTGATGCTGCTGCGGGCGTGCGACGTGCTGGCACACCGGGCCCCACCCGAGCCACCCATCCCCGAGGGCGCCGAGCGCATGCTCGCCGTCATCCCCGGGCTCCGGGAGGTGCTGGAGGAGCCCGAGGGACACTTCACCCTGGCCCTCGACGGCCACGCCATCATGCAGGCAGCCGGCATCGGGCCAGGGCCCGAAGTCGGCCGCCTCAAAGAGGCGCTCTTGGAGTGGGCCCTGGAGGACCCGGCGGGCCGCAACACGCCGGAGCAGCTCCGCAAGCGGCTCGAAGCGGTCATCAGGGAGCGAGGGAGCTCCCCTGGCAGGCCCGGCCGCCGGGTGCCTTAG
- a CDS encoding substrate-binding domain-containing protein gives MHRRSLALLTVAVAVAAAALGPQPDVWGGIAGSLGPGIGPATAAAASPTRQIAVVTPYMANATTRDVIRLFERYAAEKGWKVSTTDTAGDFNRLVGAIENAVALKVDAIVLGMGDPAQMSKGLKEAQAAGIPVFGIDAGLGPGVLANVTSDNAALGRMSARDLIQRIGEKGNVVMFTHDPHPGVNARARAAEAEFARYPGIKVVAKRHINVPGPVDNARKVMQDLLAAYPQPGSIAGVWAAWDEPAIGAVQALNAAGRREVAVVGVDGTDFAVAEIKKGGPFKSSVAQDWDAIARRTVELVQAYFDGQRWAPQVYTLPGRLITQETLAR, from the coding sequence GTGCATCGGCGGAGTCTGGCCCTTCTCACGGTGGCCGTCGCCGTGGCAGCGGCGGCGTTGGGCCCGCAGCCGGACGTCTGGGGCGGCATCGCAGGTAGCCTCGGGCCCGGCATCGGCCCGGCCACGGCCGCGGCGGCGTCCCCTACCCGGCAGATCGCCGTGGTGACGCCATACATGGCCAACGCCACCACGCGGGACGTCATCCGCCTCTTCGAGCGCTACGCGGCGGAGAAGGGCTGGAAGGTGTCCACCACGGACACGGCCGGCGACTTCAACCGGCTCGTCGGCGCCATCGAGAACGCCGTGGCGCTCAAGGTGGACGCCATCGTGCTCGGCATGGGCGACCCTGCGCAGATGAGCAAGGGCCTCAAGGAGGCACAGGCCGCAGGCATTCCCGTCTTCGGCATCGATGCCGGGCTGGGCCCGGGGGTGCTGGCCAACGTCACCTCGGACAACGCCGCGCTGGGCCGGATGAGCGCCCGCGACCTCATCCAGCGCATCGGCGAGAAGGGCAACGTGGTGATGTTCACGCACGATCCGCACCCGGGAGTCAACGCCCGGGCCCGTGCGGCGGAAGCGGAGTTTGCCAGGTATCCCGGCATCAAGGTGGTCGCCAAGCGTCACATCAACGTGCCCGGCCCGGTGGACAACGCCCGCAAGGTGATGCAGGATCTGCTCGCCGCCTATCCGCAGCCGGGCTCCATCGCCGGCGTCTGGGCCGCGTGGGACGAGCCGGCCATCGGCGCCGTGCAGGCGCTCAACGCGGCGGGCCGGCGTGAGGTCGCCGTCGTGGGCGTGGACGGGACGGACTTCGCCGTTGCCGAGATCAAGAAGGGCGGGCCGTTCAAGTCGTCGGTGGCCCAGGACTGGGACGCCATCGCCCGCAGGACCGTGGAGCTCGTCCAGGCGTACTTCGACGGCCAGAGGTGGGCCCCGCAGGTGTACACGCTGCCGGGCCGGCTCATCACGCAGGAGACGCTGGCGCGCTGA
- a CDS encoding DNA adenine methylase, whose translation MFDRSSSAHPETADEVVKPRPPVKWAGGKAGLIQQFEPLFPRVDWSLYVEPFVGGGAVLFHLLPRRAVLIDNNEELINFYQVVRDHLEALLVDLRRHENTAEYYYRIRALDPGQLTPVERASRFLYLNKTGYNGLWRVNGKGRHNVPFGRYKHANIVDEPNLRLVSRAIARAEIVVGDFSLALHYAEPGTFVYMDPPYHPLSETARFTGYTRAGFGEEDQRRLADVFRQLDRRGCLVMLSNSDTPFIRGLYAGYDIRVVYARRAINCRGDRRGPIAELVIRNFS comes from the coding sequence CTGTTCGACCGGTCGAGCAGCGCTCACCCTGAGACCGCGGACGAAGTCGTCAAACCCAGGCCGCCGGTGAAATGGGCGGGCGGCAAAGCCGGCCTGATTCAACAGTTCGAGCCGTTGTTCCCCAGGGTTGACTGGAGCCTTTACGTGGAACCCTTCGTGGGCGGCGGGGCGGTGTTGTTCCACCTCTTGCCCCGGCGTGCGGTGCTCATCGACAACAACGAGGAACTCATCAATTTCTACCAGGTCGTCCGGGATCACCTCGAAGCGCTGCTCGTGGACCTTCGCAGACACGAGAACACCGCGGAGTATTACTATCGCATCCGTGCCCTGGACCCCGGGCAGCTGACGCCCGTGGAGCGGGCGTCCCGTTTCCTGTATCTCAACAAAACGGGCTACAATGGGCTCTGGCGTGTCAACGGCAAGGGACGGCACAACGTTCCGTTCGGTCGATACAAGCACGCCAACATCGTGGACGAGCCCAACCTGCGCCTGGTGAGCAGGGCCATCGCCCGTGCCGAGATCGTTGTCGGAGATTTCAGCCTCGCTCTCCACTACGCGGAGCCCGGTACCTTCGTCTACATGGACCCGCCCTATCACCCTCTCTCGGAGACGGCCCGATTCACCGGTTACACGAGGGCCGGTTTCGGCGAAGAGGACCAAAGACGCTTGGCGGACGTCTTCCGGCAGCTCGACCGGCGAGGGTGCCTCGTGATGCTGAGCAATTCCGACACCCCCTTCATCCGGGGGCTCTACGCCGGTTATGACATCCGGGTGGTCTACGCAAGGCGCGCCATCAACTGCCGTGGCGACAGGCGAGGCCCCATTGCCGAGCTCGTCATCCGCAATTTCTCGTGA
- a CDS encoding M20 family metallopeptidase yields MERPRYRQDVLDSVGRRAATLVALSRWLHEHPELGNEEHRAAARLTELLEREGFTVERGVAGLATAFRAAFRGGAGPTVAFLAEYDALPELGHACGHNLIAASCVGAALVLRDLGPALPGTVVVMGCPAEETSGGKIPLLEAGAFAGVDVAMSVHPGGRNSIGGSSLASHPVELEFFGKASHAAAAPDQGINALQALVLALQAIWALRSQLRDDVRLPGIILDGGKAPNVVPDYARARLSVRAADAAYLEQVVVPRIRAAAEGAALATGASVRVRHYEPLYEELWQNDALSQVFRRHLESLGRSVQQLAPWERAGSTDVGNVSHAIPTIHPTIAVASPGVPAHTREFAEACGTEAGEQGMLDAARAMALTALEWMHDAELRDQVRLEHERRRQSSGGTPR; encoded by the coding sequence TTGGAACGCCCCCGGTACCGGCAAGACGTGCTGGACTCCGTCGGCCGCCGCGCGGCCACGCTGGTGGCCCTCAGCCGGTGGCTGCACGAGCATCCCGAGCTCGGCAACGAGGAGCACCGGGCAGCTGCGCGCCTCACGGAGCTCCTGGAGCGGGAGGGTTTCACCGTGGAGCGGGGGGTGGCCGGCCTGGCCACCGCCTTCCGGGCCGCTTTCCGGGGAGGGGCAGGGCCCACCGTCGCCTTCCTCGCCGAATACGATGCGCTGCCCGAGCTCGGTCACGCCTGCGGGCACAACCTCATCGCCGCCTCGTGTGTGGGAGCAGCTCTCGTGCTGCGAGACCTGGGCCCGGCCCTCCCCGGGACGGTCGTGGTCATGGGCTGCCCTGCCGAGGAAACCTCGGGAGGGAAGATCCCGCTGCTCGAGGCCGGTGCGTTCGCCGGAGTGGACGTGGCCATGAGCGTCCACCCGGGCGGGCGCAACAGCATAGGGGGTTCGTCCCTGGCCTCCCACCCGGTCGAGCTCGAGTTCTTCGGCAAGGCCAGCCACGCGGCGGCCGCCCCCGACCAGGGGATCAACGCGCTCCAGGCCCTGGTCCTCGCCCTCCAGGCGATCTGGGCGCTGCGCTCCCAGCTGCGCGATGACGTCCGGCTGCCCGGCATCATCCTGGACGGGGGCAAGGCACCCAACGTCGTGCCCGACTACGCGAGGGCCAGGCTCAGCGTGCGGGCGGCGGACGCTGCCTACCTGGAGCAGGTGGTGGTGCCCCGGATCCGGGCCGCGGCCGAGGGGGCTGCGCTCGCTACCGGCGCCTCGGTCAGGGTACGTCACTACGAGCCTCTTTACGAAGAGCTGTGGCAAAATGACGCCTTGAGCCAGGTCTTCCGGCGCCACCTGGAGTCCCTGGGCCGCTCCGTCCAGCAACTGGCACCCTGGGAGCGCGCCGGGAGCACCGACGTGGGCAACGTCAGCCACGCCATCCCCACCATCCACCCCACGATCGCGGTCGCTTCGCCCGGCGTGCCGGCCCATACCCGGGAGTTTGCCGAAGCTTGTGGGACCGAGGCCGGGGAGCAGGGCATGCTGGACGCCGCGAGGGCCATGGCCCTGACCGCCCTGGAGTGGATGCACGATGCGGAGCTCCGGGACCAGGTGAGGCTAGAGCACGAGCGGCGGCGGCAAAGTTCGGGAGGAACCCCGCGCTAG